A segment of the Panicum hallii strain FIL2 chromosome 1, PHallii_v3.1, whole genome shotgun sequence genome:
GGCGACGTTCCTGTTGTTGGCGGCGTCACCGGGCAAGTTCTCTTCTGGTGCGGGTGGCAGGGCGTCCTTGAACTGAAGCAGTATGACGGTCACGTTGTCGCCCGATACCTCGCAACGATCACAAAGTTTCTGACAGATGGTGCGCGGATCAGTCCTCCCCTGCATCGATCAGGGACAGCACAAGTTACAATTGGCAACCATTTTCCTTCAACAAAACAAATCTAACAACGAATCAATAGAAGATAAACCAAACCAAACATGCTAATTCCATGATTCCATCCAAGTACCAGGTCAAACAGATATTGAAGGATATACACATATTCAGTAGCAAATGTTTCTATATGATTAGACGAGATATTGTGAATGCACCCTATAAAATTTTGTCCACCCAATAAGAAATGTCTTTCTAATGTATCACTATCATGACATAGAGACAAGATGAGGTGGAAAAACTCACTGGTCTTAAGTAGAAGTGTATATAATCAACCACACCCTGACTTGTCAGACAAGTCCTGccgaaaaaaaaaacaagagaCAGTGTTAGCATGGATATAAAGGCAACAAATTCGGGGTTGGGCTATGTTATCAAATTATACCGTCAGGTAGCGGTGGATGAGTCTGCAGGATCTATATAGCAGATTGCGGTACAGTTGAGCATACTAATTAATCATGAAATGAGTGACATTTAGAAGCACTAGTTAACCCAGGTATTGGGCATTTTTCTTTGTGGTAACATAGAACCCTCCAGGGCAATTACATGTAAAAAACTTAATGAAGAATAAAAAAAATTTAATTCAAGCAGCGCACAGGTTAATTGAAGGAAAATGTACAGATCCCCTCTGGATAAATACTAATGTCTTAGAAGAAACAAGATCAAAAGCTACTAAATGTCATGTACAGTTGAATATGTTGCACTATCTTTGAACCTAGGAACAAAAACAATAAGCTAACCAGTTATGAAGTATTTTGCTGAGGACTTACCAGATACCATCACTTACTATGATGAGGAACTCAATATCACTGGTAATATCCATCTAACAAAGAGGAGGTCATTTTCCATCAGGTCACACCCAGAAGAACGTGTACAACTAGTTCCTAAAACAACTTCATTACACTTACAGTGAGAATTTCTGGATCACATGTCACCATTTGTTCTTCAGGAGGAAAATCCTTGTTATACTTGAATGCAAAAAGGCCTAAAAGTGGCAAAAAGAAACCATCATAGTGCAATAGATTATATGCAAATGCCCTACTACTTCCCCCAAAAGATGGATTATATACAACTGAGCAAAAGAAAATCGCATAAGAATTTACCAATCGCTCTGGAGTAGGCTAAGATTCCATTAATCCGAGAGATACCCGACCCTCGCTGGTGGAAGAATCCTTCTGCTTCACCTGGTAGTACAACCTGATCCCTGGTTACTCGTCCCCCTGCTCTTTCAATTCTATATTTTTCAATCGAATGGCTTGGTTTGTGTTCACTGGTTAATTCAATTGCCTGATGGAAACAAGCATAGCCTTTAGGCACCACTTGAATGGATTTGTTATGAAAGAGAGGGTGCTAGTTAGGTTCAGCCAGACATTTGGCAAGAAATAAATCATGTACCTGACCATTCTTTGAGATTATGCAACGAGAATGTCCAACATTTCCAATAATGATCTTGTGGCCTCTAATGGCAGCTACACATGCTGTGCTTCCTGACTCTTGTGGCGGTATATAAGGGGGTGGAGGCTGGGGAAAAAGATTCAAAATGATATATTGACACAATACTAAAATCTTATTAAACAATAGATCACGAGAAATAGGTTCTGAACACCTCCAGGAGAAAAAGATCTTTTTTGTGCCAGATGAAAGGACAGACAATATGAAAGAAATGATGAATTTAAACAGAGTAAAATGCAATATCTCAAGTTAATTTCAGCAGTGGGGTAGGTATCAAACAAGCTGCAATGACAACCAAACCAACAGTTGAACTCCAACTCAGAAACCAGGCACTCAATGTGGCTCTACTTGAAGCTTGGTGTTAATGATGCCACTTTTCAACTCAGACGCACACCCTAAGAACGAATAATATGGTAGCTACCCTACAGACGACAGCTATCCCTTCCTATTCCTTCTTACAGATAACAATATGCGCAATATCCAAGGGATAGAGTTTAAATTAATCTCCTCTACAGATGTATGCTTAAAGAACCAACATTCAGGAGTTACAATGTACCTGTGTGCAGGGCCAATGGTAAGCAGAAATGCAAGCCCTGAGACAGAGGCACTGTGTCCGACCACTAGTATCGCGAGGAAGTAATTCCTTCCATTCCTCTGACTGTTCCAACAGCTCATCCATTCTGCAACAAGTAAGCAGGAACAGTAGTCATATATTTCATATAAGCACATTGAGCAAATGCAACTATGAGTGAGATGGACATAATATAGGCCATTTGAACATCCACTGCCAAAAATGGACAGAACTAATGTTATCAACAAAATAACCTGAAAAAAGCCTTCCGCATTGCGTTAACTAGATCCTCTTTATAGTCTGGATGATTACGAAGCTCAGTGTGAAGTTGTGTCGCACATAACAATGCCACTTCAGTTCCTGAAACAGGAAAAGGAGGAACTTGTCAATATTTAATTACAGTAGTAAATGGTTTCTTATGAAAAACTAAGGGATTAATAAtactccctccttttctttatGTAGGGAATCTTGGTATTTCAAAAGTCCTTGAAAGCAAACTTTGACAATTAATTTCTATTATAATATATTATCATTTGTTACAAATCAATACCATATTATAATATATGTGAAATATGAGTATACTGATAAACTTTTAGACACTAAACATGCATATTATTTAACTAATTGTTGGTCAAAACTACTAAAGTTGGACTATAAAATCCTAATATGCCCTATTAAAAGGAGTGATACTGTTTCCAGGAGATTATATACCAATGAACACCCATACTCTTAAATGCCCAAAGTATGTGTGAAGGCAATTTAAGAAACACATGCAAACAATCTATATTTTCAGACTATTTTGGACCCTGGGTTAAAACAATGCCTGAAATGTTCAGTTATGCACATAGCTAACAAGTTTGAAATTCTATCACGAGAGGTGCCAATCAAGATAAAACCTTCATGGCCATCATAAACTCCAAAGAAAGATGTGAGGTCATCTAGATCTGGGACAGCTGCAAACTACAGAATAAGAGGTAAAAGGGTTAGTATTTAAGCCCAATTAGTAGCAATTCAAGCATCTATTTATGTAGAGCTAATCTCACAATAATCTTGCAAAGGACGAGTAGAATACTCACAGCATCTTTCTTGTTCTTGCGCCGATCTTGCACAGATGATACTGCATACTTGATTCTGGCATTTTCTCCTCCTTCACTAGACTTTTGTAACAAAGGACCCTCACGGCTGTTAGATGCACCCATAGGGATTGCCTGTTTTCCTGAAAATTTCTGGTGTGAAAGTAAGATCAACAAATAATTTACCAACAATGTCAGAGAAGAAATAAATTAAATACGTTGAAACTGCATTGCATATTGCAGAAATACACGTGAAGCTTGACAATAGAAGAACTAAAAATATAATTATCACAAACATTTACTGTATATGGAGCTAGAATTAGATCGCAAATGAAATATATAGATATGTCATTATTGCAAAGCCTGACGCTTAACATGTCATTCCATGGCCTAGTGGCCCTGTAATTTGCAATAAATGAATTATGTATGACAAGGTAAATTTTCAAATTGTTCAGTCAAAGTACCCTGACTACATTCTTGGATCATATATCATAATAGCAGTAATATCATTCAGGTGCAGTAGTGATTGACCCTAAGATATACTTGAAGGGAATCGATATTGATACTCACAAAATACATACAACTATAAAGCGAACCAAGATTATTTTACTGCCAACAACATAGATACAACTACACCAGCTTTAGACTCATAAACCGCACATAAACTTGAAGTGTAAAAACAAGTGAAAACGAGCGGTAGTTAGATTAGAGCTAGAGATAACAGACGAGAAGGAACTACTCATCCCCCACccacaaaagaagaagaagaaggaaccAGTCAGTCCTAAACAAGAATCAGGAAGAATGGCCACCAGTAAAACCTATTCAAAACCCAAGAGAAACTCAATGTTTTGTTTCAGAAATAAACAGCCTAGGCTGTTGAATTCCAGTGTACATTAACATCATGCAAGCAGTATCAAACAGAGAAAAATATCGCCTCAACAATACGACACTGCTCAGCGAACACCATGTGTGACAGAGAAAATAAAAATATGTCAACAAACAAGAGGGCGCCATTCAATCTTGTAAGAAACAATCACTCGATCTGGAGTAAGGAACAAGGAACCCGCATCAAGAAGTGCAGACCTCTTTGATGCAAATAGAATCAAATGTAGCCTGGCATCAAGGGAGTGCGATATGCAGAGAGCACGTTCCTCGTTCTTCCACTAGTAAAGCGCATAAGGAACAAGATACAAACACGCTCTTAGAACATCATCGCAGAAGATTAAAGCAGGAAAAGAAGAGGCTCTGAAGAGAGAGAGAAACGGCTGTGCGAATCCTTCACGTCGTGAAAGGAAATTCCCACTTCTGGAACGCACCAAAACGGGGAAAAAACGTGAATGCAGAAAACTAGTAGGACTCGCCGATGCACAGATTGGTTGCATCATTAACAAGAATCCCAAATGCAGAATTTGCCACTTCTGGAACGTACCAAAAGGGGAAATAAAGTAGTACAAGAAAAACAAGAGAGACAAACAGATACGAAGAGCATCGCGTTCTTAGGAGCGGGAACTAAACAACAAGAAAAATAGGCGTCAACTGAAAAGGATGGCGGTTAAGATCGAGAGCACCTTGTTGGAGAAGAGGAGACAAACAAATATCACCATGGTAATAGTAACAGCACGTCTCGGTGATCATTGGCCTCACCTCCCAGAAAACCACCACCAACTTCGAAACCAACAGCACCGGCAAAGATAGATGGATACAGGCATACAGCAACGAAGGGGGatggcacacaatcaagcgaagtCGAAGAACAGAGGCGAGCAGAGATCACAACTGGGTTCTCGGTGCTAGTTCGCCTCAAACTTCAAAACCAAACGGCTGCAAACAAACTCACGGAAGCAAATGCAAGATAACAGAGAACAAGATCGAAGCGTGCGGCATAAAATCCCACAAAAGAAGCCACAAGATTCAAgaaaaagtgtgtgtgtgttgttggggggggggggggatcacGCTGCTTCTAAGCAGCACCCGGTGAACCAGGAACAACGAGAAAATTGAACAGCACGATCGAGCAACACACCGCCACTATCACCACCAGCAGCAACCAAACGAGGGCTCCGCCGAAAAACAAATCGCAGCAACGAAGAAAAGGATGCGCAGGAGCGGGTGAGACCGAAGAGCAGAGGTGGGTTTCTCGGCGCACGCACGCCTCCTCTCCTTCAACGAAAACACCacgaaattaaaaaaaaaaacagcagCAACACACGCACGGATGCAACAGCAAGAGCGCAAGACGCAATCCAAGAAGGAGAGCGCAAAACCCCACCAATGCGGCGTCGGGATTCACGAAAACGAGAGGCAAAACCACACAGCACACCCAGCAACAAACGAGAAGAGCAGGATGAGCAACACCCACCAgtacaccaccaccaccaagaaTAGACCGATGCTTCGATCGGAACAACAGAGCGTTGGATTCGGAATGGGGTTTTGGCGGAAGACCAAGAGGAGGAGGGCGGAGAAGAGAAACCCCaggaggagaggggaggagTGGGTGGGAAGGGACGAGACGAGACGACGATCTCACCTTCACCTTTACctctgctgctgcctgctgcttcTGCCCTCGCGAGCAAAAGCGGTTGCGTTTTGTGCATGCAGCGAACGCACCCGCGCGGCTCTTGTAGTCCTCGAGTCCGTCGCCAGGAAGCGTCTCCACCGTCCGATCGCGGCCGTGCCTGGGTGCACCTGATCCGACGCTCCCGAACGCAGCTGGCCAAGGCCCAAGGCCCCTCCGGCCCCTGCTGCGCTCCCCACGCCACGCCCGGGCTGCCAGATGGGCACAGCTGGAGAGCGACCACGTGTGGCAGCAGGTGCAACTGGATAGGCCGTTACCGCGGGGCCCGCGTGGCGGTGAGGGAAGGATCGAGGCTTCCGAGAGGTTCCTTGGCGGCCGCATCGTCGCGGACTTGCAGCGGCCCGTGCCGCTCTTTGGCTGACGAGTGGACCTCCGCTGGGGCCGCCTTCCGCTGCCCTCCCTTCTCCAGCCTCCTCCATGGCCGtatccagcgccgccgccgtagtCGAGCTCAGGGCCGCCGCTTCGgtgccgccggcggccgccgcagATTGGAACGGGGAGAGCGATCGGTCGGTTTGTAAGTTTGAAACTCGGGAAGCCAACGGGCTGAAGCGCCTTTTCTGAGAGGATTGAAGCCCATTCACACGGAGGGCGAATCGAAAGATAGAGCCCAGAAACATCATACTGTGTAAATTGTCTGAAGCCCAACACAAAACATCCTTTACAGCCCAAGAACGAAGAATGGCAGCCCAACCAGGATCTTCCCTCTACCAAACCCCGATCCCCCAACGAATCCCCGGCGAGCGGCGGGGCCACGCCTCCGCTGCTCCTCCGCATGACGCAAGAGCCGACGTCACTCCTCCCGGTCTGGGGGCGGACGCCAACGACGCGACGGCCCAAGTCGCGACGCCACCAGCTCCCCATCTCCTCAGGCGCCATGGAGGAAGCCGACGACCACAGACCCTACTCCTCAACCGGGCGCCCCTTCCTCTCCGGCCTCTGCGCCGCGGCGCTCCGCCGCAAGCCCCTCGGCGCCCACAcgtccaccgccgcctccggcGAGGGCCTCGTGCGGCAGCTCGGCGTCCTCGAGCTCGTGCTGCTCGGGATCGGGGCTTCCATCGGCGCCGGCATCTTCGTCGTCACCGGCACCGTCGCCCGCGACGCTGGCCCAGGTCAACACAACAGTCCCTTAGCTCCTGTTGCCACTTAGAATCGAAATTGGACAGTACTACTGTTACTCGTTCCACAAAGAGATTTGTTTACTAGAGTTTGGAGGTGACCAACAACCTCTTGGTTCAAGGGTGTAGTAGAATTTGCAATGACATGGAAAATTTGGTGGAATCACTCATGCGACTAGTAAATCGTTTGAGAATTGCTTGACTGTTTGGCTCCGTTAAATGTTTGAATTGGACTGTTCTTTTTCTGTAGATTAAATGTTTGAATTGGCTCCGTTAAATGTTTGAATTGAAACGATACTTTACTTGCTTACACAGAGTTTTCCGTTCTTTATTTTGTGCTGAAAATAACACCAGTGCTTCAAATTGAAACAGGTGTTACGATCAGTTTTGTTCTTGCTGGAGCTGCGTGTGTGCTCAATGCCTTGTGCTATGCTGAACTCGCATCTCGATTCCCTGCTGTGGTTGGGGGAGCATACATGTACACATATGCGGCATTCAATGAGATCACTGCCTTCTTGGTTTTCACTCAGTTGATGGTGGATTACCATATTGGCGCAGCAAGCATTGCTCGCAGCTTAGCAAGCTACTTTATCCAATTCTTGGAGCTTATCCCATTCTTGAAGGGACACATTCCAAGCTGGATAGGACATGGAGAGGATTTTTTCGGGGGTGTTGT
Coding sequences within it:
- the LOC112879064 gene encoding probable protein phosphatase 2C 20, with the protein product MVTCDPEILTMDITSDIEFLIIVSDGIWTCLTSQGVVDYIHFYLRPGRTDPRTICQKLCDRCEVSGDNVTVILLQFKDALPPAPEENLPGDAANNRNVARPPAPAGNLPGDAGNNRDNAAPPAPEVTEEHEDKEPEGGEEVPLLRGDAITDA